TTTTATCCCTGTAGCTAATATTCAGATGAATGTTTGCTGTTGGGTTTTTCAGAGATTTCCCTTATATTCTTGTCCTTTAAACCTTTCCAAACGTGTAGGAATTCCTCAAACATTAACagtattttttgtaaataacaGCAACCCTGATCAATAAAGTGAAGATTCAGAATGGCCATAATGAGTGagaatctgtttttctgaactTGCCAATCATTGGTATCCTTTGCCTTTActtgggatttatttttcttatccAGGAATGATAACCAATGTTTAGGACTGTAGTAGCAAATCACACCAATGTATAAACCATTGACACCAGAACTGTGTGAAATACAAGAACGGTTCCATGTTTTATAGCACAACAGTCAAAGAATTCAAGGGACTTTGCCATATTATTCCAGTCTCTTCTGCAAACTCTCTCTGATCAGTTTGATACTGGTCTTATTATATCATCTTCCTACAGCTGGGGGCATTATTTTGGAGAGGTGCTTGGAATGGCAGCGATGGGAAGGAGAATACAGATTTTCCACATGTCAAATAAAGTATGGATTACAATGGGAGGAAGGTGCTCttgttattttaaagctgtaGTTTGACTCTTCAAATCTTTAATTCTCCTGCACACCCAAGGACAAGCTGACAGACAGCACAAGGCTTTAGACCACCATATTGCTTAAAATTCTCAAAGTGTAATGtttgaagaaaggagaaaaataaatgttcagtaTTCTGGACCGTAAAATAAGCTCGCATAGAAACTGCTTAGCTAAACTCTAAATAACAGCagagtaattttatttagttACTCATTACTTCCTTACTCCTATTAAAGCTTCAGTAAAAGGAATTTTAACATCCAGAATCTTAGATTGCTTAGATGCTCACAGCTATAGAGGCATCTTGAGTAAGGCATTTCATTCCAGTGGTTTCACGCTTGGTTTGCATAAAACTCATTTAGACCTCAGACTTCTTTGAGGCCAAAGTCCTAGGGTCTGAATGAAGCTTCCTGAACACAAGGTGAGGTTCACAGGAGCCAGCTCTGTTAAATCCCACTTTGCCCAGGAAGGAAAATTTGGTATTGAACTACTCTACATCATTAAATTAATGCATCACAGGGTATTCCAGCTAGGAGGTTCTACATTTAAGGATTTTCTAGATGGAAGTTTAAAGCTGTCCTAATCACCTCTTGAGGTGCAAATGTCAGGTGAACATTATGGAGACAGTCTGCTAACTTACTGGAACAAAAACCAAGCCAACAAAGCACAAGCacacatatttaaataaagagtGGATAATTCCACAGCAGTAAGTTCTCAGACACTGCAGATTCTCCTTTGAGACAGAAATGGatgtttctcttctctctcataaaaaaccccccccaaacaTTGCACATCTTGTTTCCCCAAGAATCTTAGGCATTCACCAAAGGCACGTATGACACTGGAAACAATATTCTCAGCTTCCCTTCACTTCAAACAGGCTCTGCACATGGCTGCATTACACTATCATAACAGGTTTCTCACTGAAATCTTGTTTGCAAAgttttttttagaagaaaataaatctttaagCTGCCCAATGACCAAGGCACTCAGAATAACCTTAGGACTGTCCTTTGGGGAAGACACAAGGTCTCACTTTCAGCAGATGCCTGACGTCAGACTAGAGAGGGAACACAAGACAGGCAAAGTTTATGTGCAAACTGTCCCCTGTGGTTTATGCAAGAGCCAAATAACCACTGCTCAGGATAGATGCACATAAAAAGATCTCActggaaattacttttaataTAAGCAAACCAAACCTGCTTGTGAGTTGTAGGGTATGGTGGTGCCACAGACTAATCTGAACAGCTGCTGTTTCAGGTCTCTAAAACAAGCATTCAGTAAGTAATTCACATTACATCAGTCATCTTTGGTAATACTGTACATTTGTGTCAATCTCCTGGTAAACATAAGTTCTGGATATTTAGAATGTAATTCATCATAACTACAGACTAACTGGAAAGTTGATGGAGTGTCCTCCAACTGTACATGAGTTTGCTAAGGGAAGAACTCAGACTAGCAACACTGAAATTACTTCACAGTTATGTAGAAAAGTTACAATTCTTTGTCATAGAACATTACACTAGTTTGGTATTTTGTCTACAGTTAAAGTAGATTTATAGTCAGGATTATTAACAGCAAAACAGCTGCCAAAACAAGGGAATGTGATTGAAAGCTAAGAACTTTGAttaaagcataatttttaaaatttgtttctaaccctaaattattaaaatacagaaaaaaagtcaccaTTGTTTCAAAAAGATATatcattaaaaaagaagttCCATTCCTTACAATACAGTTTTATATTAACCTAGAAGAAAACAGTGCTACATTAAATATAGTCAAGAAGAGCATTTGGATGGCATTATTTAAGTATAATCTTATGTTCTCTGTTATATGGTCCAGCCATTGGCTTTGCCttgttttaatgtatttttgatGATCACTGAACTTTTCCCACTCATCCTGATGTGGGCTGTCCACATACACTGTGTTAACACTTCACAGTCAGCATTTATGTACAGCTTAAAAACAGCACAGCTATCCTACACCCCCCACAGCTGTGCTCACTCCACGGCAGTACTGGAGCGAGCACAACAGCTTGGGTATCTCAGGGAATGCATCATTGTTCTGAAAGGCCCTTTTTTCGCAGTTTTTTCAGGGGGTGGCTCCTCATTACTTTtctcagctgcctcagcaggCTCTGTCTGGAACTGCTCTATTTGAAACTCGAGATGTTTTTGAATGGCTACTCCAAGGACTTCTGGATCCACAGATGCCCCGTACACTTCCCATGTCATTCCTTCATCATCCCATCTCACTTCACGAACCGGAGATTTGGGGGCCTCCAAGTCTTGCTCCAGGTTCACCTCTGGGAACACATGTGAGTgaccttctgctgcagctgctgggcttgTTGCCACTGATTTGCATTCCATGGTTGGAAGAGTTTGTACCTCAGCATCTCTACGCTCCAGAGGTGGTTTCAGGCCTTTGGTTATGTCATTCATAGAGGTCATAGTCCACATATCCTTAGTTGTCACTACCATGTCTGCACCTTGCTGGCTGCCACGAGCAGCCTTGGCTTCTGGAGGAGCTCTCTCCTGCTGAGCACACTGCAGTTGTTCTTCAGGAATGTTACAGCACTTCAGGATTTTCTTGGCATCCAGGCCTGATTCACTCACTGAAGAGACCAGCTTAGGATATGTCAGAATgtctgaagcagaaaaggaatGGAAGTAGCCAGGTGCTGcctgctctttttctgtctcGCTGACGGAGCACACCAAGCGCGGGACGAGCTGTATGGATGGGATGGGCAAGGAGTGGCAATAGGCTGGGATGGTGGCATCTGCCCTCAAGGCATCCTGCCTGAGACTGCAGGGCCCTGCAGAGTTGTTGTGAACAGTCATCACCTTGGGGGAGTACGTGGAGTTTGGAATACTACCGTAAGTTAGACCACCATGAGTAATCCCAGGGGCCTGACTGAACATTGTCCTGTTTGGGAAACCATTTCCAGGCATGTGGGGTCCTAGAACAGCACCGTGAAGTGTGCCAGGATCTGTGTAAACAGTAGTGTTACGTGGAATACTGCCACTGTCAAAGGTATTTGTGGGTACTTGCTGGTCTCTAGGAAGATGAGTCACAAGGTTTTGACAGTGAgatgtattttcatttgtttctgatCCATATCTCTGCATTTGAAAAGACATCCCAGCCATTGGCAGATCGTGCCTGCAACCAGAAGAGATTAGGCTGGAGTGAGTAGCACTGGTTTCTATGTGAGGGACATAGGTCTGCTGTTTGCAGCTGCAGGTTAGGTCTGAGTGGCTTCTCTGAAGGGCAGTTCCTGATTCTTCCATTTTATACATGCCTTGCTGGTGAACAAAGCAGGCTGAAGAAACATTCTCAACAGTGCTGCTCTTTACACACATCTTAGTGTCCCCCACTCCCCAGGATGCTGAGGACTGCTCAGTGACAAGAACATGGTTTGTGTTCTTAGTTCTGCCCTCTGAATGGTCATTGGCTGACTGGTCATTTATGGTTTGGACCTCTGATCCAAGTCCCATCatcccaggctgggaggaggacCAGCCAGGACTCTGCACACTGCTTGCATCACTCCTGTTTTCCGGGATATGGCAGATGGTGCTACTGTGGCTTTTCTTCAGCTcctgtttgttttgcctttcctCTAAACTCCTTGAGTGCCCAATACAGGCCAGATTTGAGGAGCTCTTGGATAGGGGGTGACTGTTGACATTCAAGAGACTGTGACAAGAACTTAGTGAGTCCTGATAGGAATGGGTGTGGAGCTGGTGGCTGTCAGATGACATGGCAAAAAAGAGAGATCTGCAAGAAatggtggaaaagaaaaagaagcaatttaaGTAGGAAATAAATATACTGGAAACTATAATCTCTACTGACCTTCTGCTTGGCCTTCttgcctttttgttgttgttgttgttgttttaaagcATAGTGCTCTAGTCCTAGTGAACTCAGACTAGTCAGTTTCCACTTTAACTTTCCCCAGAGTTTTTCCCTAAATTAGGTCCAGGATTTTTTGAAATTCTggtggctttctttttttccaattcataaaacacaaaaggaaaaaaatcctccttgGTTTCTACCTTCTAACAATAAATATCTCAACATTACCATGTATCATCTCCCCAAATTCACTGGAGCCATTTTTGGGACATCCAGAGATATAACTTAGGCAAagacagaagtatttttaaacgAGATAGCTTTTCACCGCAGTGGTCATTAAGCCAATGATATTATTTGCAATAAAATTATGTAttgtcaaaacaaacaaaaaaaagtttcatttttagtCTCTTGACATCATCATTTCCGAAGTTATCCAGTCACTGATGGAGCTTTTAAACCTTAAAGCCACAACAACTGAACAAgttctcccttttccccataCCTTTCCTAAAAAGCTTCTTAATATTTCATGTGACAAGAAGATCACTGTTCTATTCCACTGTTTTCCTGAGCCCACCAAATGTACATTAAGCATGGACAAGGCTGTTTTGACCCCCTGTGACAGAGATGACACAAAACCCAAGGAAGTGACCTCTGCCAGGCTAGTGCAGGGTCACTGCCAGCGTTCCCCGAACAAATAATGCTGGGCAGAAGTCCAGGGTGTGCTCACCTCTGGCAACACAGGAGGTGGCTGCAAAGACGGATCCAGTGAAAGGCAGGAGGTGAAATTCTCCTCTCACTGTAAGGAGGATCTACACCTCAGCACTGCCTCTGTTAAGGGTGCATGCTCTGGGTTC
This is a stretch of genomic DNA from Sylvia atricapilla isolate bSylAtr1 chromosome 8, bSylAtr1.pri, whole genome shotgun sequence. It encodes these proteins:
- the GPRIN2 gene encoding G protein-regulated inducer of neurite outgrowth 2 → MSSDSHQLHTHSYQDSLSSCHSLLNVNSHPLSKSSSNLACIGHSRSLEERQNKQELKKSHSSTICHIPENRSDASSVQSPGWSSSQPGMMGLGSEVQTINDQSANDHSEGRTKNTNHVLVTEQSSASWGVGDTKMCVKSSTVENVSSACFVHQQGMYKMEESGTALQRSHSDLTCSCKQQTYVPHIETSATHSSLISSGCRHDLPMAGMSFQMQRYGSETNENTSHCQNLVTHLPRDQQVPTNTFDSGSIPRNTTVYTDPGTLHGAVLGPHMPGNGFPNRTMFSQAPGITHGGLTYGSIPNSTYSPKVMTVHNNSAGPCSLRQDALRADATIPAYCHSLPIPSIQLVPRLVCSVSETEKEQAAPGYFHSFSASDILTYPKLVSSVSESGLDAKKILKCCNIPEEQLQCAQQERAPPEAKAARGSQQGADMVVTTKDMWTMTSMNDITKGLKPPLERRDAEVQTLPTMECKSVATSPAAAAEGHSHVFPEVNLEQDLEAPKSPVREVRWDDEGMTWEVYGASVDPEVLGVAIQKHLEFQIEQFQTEPAEAAEKSNEEPPPEKTAKKGPFRTMMHSLRYPSCCARSSTAVE